In a single window of the Bradyrhizobium erythrophlei genome:
- a CDS encoding DnaJ C-terminal domain-containing protein, with the protein MRDPYEVLGVPRGASAAAIKSAYRKLAKKHHPDNNKGDPKAAARFSEINSANEIVGDEDKRKQFDRGEIDAEGKPRFQGFPGGDPRARGASPGGGFETHTFRTGGAGPGGMGGGGFEDILNSMFGGAAARGARPGAGNTFEFDPGGIALDLDLSVAMTVSLEEAVKGVEKRVRLPTGKELNVKIPPGVTAGQQIRLKGQGETAPGHRPGDLLITVSIAPHPFFKVEGSDLRVDLPITLYEAVLGGKVRVPTLGNAVELSIPKNTSSGRTFRLKGKGLPKATGATGDLFVTTRIMLPDGNDADLEALMQKWRAGHPYNPRGDLG; encoded by the coding sequence ATGCGCGACCCCTATGAGGTCTTGGGGGTGCCGCGGGGCGCCAGCGCCGCTGCGATCAAGAGCGCCTATCGCAAGCTTGCCAAGAAGCATCACCCCGACAACAACAAGGGCGATCCGAAGGCAGCGGCGCGCTTTTCCGAGATCAATTCGGCCAACGAGATCGTCGGCGACGAGGACAAGCGCAAGCAGTTCGATCGCGGCGAAATCGACGCCGAGGGCAAGCCGCGTTTCCAGGGCTTTCCCGGCGGCGACCCGCGCGCGCGCGGAGCCTCACCCGGCGGCGGTTTCGAGACCCACACCTTCCGGACCGGCGGCGCCGGTCCCGGGGGCATGGGCGGCGGCGGGTTTGAGGACATCCTCAACAGCATGTTCGGCGGCGCCGCGGCGCGGGGCGCCCGGCCCGGCGCCGGCAATACCTTCGAATTCGATCCCGGCGGCATCGCGCTCGATCTCGATCTTTCCGTGGCCATGACCGTGTCGCTGGAAGAGGCGGTCAAAGGCGTTGAAAAGCGCGTCCGGCTCCCGACCGGCAAGGAACTCAATGTCAAGATTCCCCCCGGGGTCACCGCCGGTCAGCAGATCCGGCTGAAGGGGCAGGGCGAGACCGCGCCCGGCCATCGCCCCGGCGATCTCCTGATCACGGTCTCGATCGCGCCGCATCCCTTCTTCAAGGTCGAAGGCAGCGATCTGCGGGTCGATCTGCCGATCACACTCTATGAAGCCGTGCTCGGCGGCAAAGTCCGTGTGCCGACATTGGGCAACGCGGTCGAGTTGTCGATCCCGAAGAACACGTCGAGCGGCCGGACCTTTCGGCTCAAGGGCAAGGGGCTGCCGAAGGCGACCGGCGCGACCGGCGACTTGTTCGTCACCACCCGCATCATGTTGCCGGACGGGAACGACGCCGACCTTGAGGCGTTAATGCAGAAGTGGCGCGCCGGACATCCCTATAATCCGCGCGGCGATCTAGGCTGA
- a CDS encoding RT0821/Lpp0805 family surface protein: protein MTLILIGVGSGGCSMSHSDGAFARATNNEVTGSIGAVQARAPAPTESDLAFARNAASDVLTRGDKDASQPWENPETGARGSVTPLAQAYSSDGRTCRDFLASYVNGRSESWLQGAGCKTGRGQWEIHTLKPWRQG from the coding sequence ATGACATTGATTCTAATCGGTGTCGGCTCGGGCGGCTGCAGCATGTCGCACTCCGACGGCGCCTTCGCGAGGGCTACCAACAACGAGGTAACGGGTTCGATCGGCGCAGTCCAGGCGCGCGCGCCGGCGCCGACCGAGAGCGACCTTGCCTTTGCCCGCAATGCCGCCTCCGACGTCTTGACCAGGGGCGACAAGGATGCGAGCCAACCTTGGGAAAATCCCGAGACCGGCGCGCGTGGCTCGGTGACGCCGCTGGCGCAGGCCTATTCCTCGGATGGGCGCACCTGCAGGGATTTTCTGGCAAGCTACGTCAACGGCCGGTCGGAAAGCTGGCTGCAGGGCGCCGGCTGCAAGACCGGCCGAGGCCAGTGGGAGATTCATACATTGAAACCGTGGAGACAGGGCTGA